From one Lycium ferocissimum isolate CSIRO_LF1 chromosome 7, AGI_CSIRO_Lferr_CH_V1, whole genome shotgun sequence genomic stretch:
- the LOC132062353 gene encoding zinc finger protein ZAT12-like yields the protein MTLKRCREELLAVSVEKLAMANCADIMKKNESLGRHKLFECKTCKKKFDSFQALGGHRTSHKNTTNKLMMASTNLTDDLLPVKPKKHKCSFCGEEFALGQALGGHMRKHRNELNQLEQKNKKSKENPKRGEFAEFVHKKNDLGDDGETLVLDLNLTPYENELMTGIIPV from the coding sequence ATGACATTGAAGAGATGTAGAGAAGAATTATTAGCAGTTTCAGTGGAGAAACTAGCAATGGCGAATTGTGCGGATATCATGAAGAAGAATGAATCATTAGGAAGACATAAACTCTTCGAGTGCAAGACATGCAAGAAAAAATTTGATTCGTTTCAAGCACTTGGCGGGCACAGAACAAGTCACAAGAATACAACAAATAAGCTCATGATGGCGAGTACTAATCTCACCGATGATTTATTACCTGTTAAGCCCAAAAAACACAAATGTTCCTTTTGTGGCGAAGAGTTCGCTTTGGGCCAAGCTTTGGGTGGACACATGAGAAAACATCGCAATGAGTTGAATCAACTTGagcaaaagaacaagaaatcgAAGGAGAATCCAAAGAGAGGTGAATTTGCAGAATTTGTTCACAAGAAAAATGATTTGGGTGACGATGGAGAAACTTTGGTCTTGGATTTGAATTTGACGCCGTATGAAAATGAGTTAATGACTGGGATAATTCCTGTTTAG